In Microvirga lotononidis, a single genomic region encodes these proteins:
- a CDS encoding PAS domain-containing protein: MPGTILSINPFGAVQLGYTVGKLTGRSVLSLFHEADRETSRETQMELAHVTGVTTVGQQAALIVPEIDLPSEATAEFSGGEEND; this comes from the coding sequence GTGCCCGGCACCATCCTATCCATCAATCCCTTTGGCGCTGTGCAGCTCGGCTACACTGTCGGCAAGCTGACTGGGCGGTCTGTGCTGAGTCTCTTCCATGAGGCCGATCGGGAGACCTCACGCGAGACACAGATGGAGCTGGCGCATGTCACCGGCGTCACGACGGTAGGGCAACAGGCGGCCTTGATCGTCCCTGAGATCGATCTGCCGTCCGAAGCGACGGCTGAGTTTAGCGGAGGTGAAGAGAACGACTGA